The genomic segment TGGTGGGCACCTGCTGCGCTAAAGTGAGCTGGATATCACCGGTTCCCGGCGGCATATCGATCACCAGGTAATCCAACTCGGGCCAGGCGGTATCATAAAGGAGCTGAGACAAGGCTTTACTCGCCATTGGCCCGCGCCAGATCGCCGCCTGTTCCTCGGGAACCATATAACCGATACTGTTTGAAACGATGCCAAAGGAGTCGATCGGCAGCATCATCTTCCCATCCGGACTGACCGGCTTTTGATCGCGGGTTCCCAGCATCAGCGGGATGGAGGGCCCATAGATATCCGCATCCAGCAACCCGACTCTGGCGCCCTCATGGGACAGAGCCAGCGCCAGGTTCACCGCCGTAGTGGATTTACCCACGCCTCCCTTTCCGGAAGAGACGGCGATGATATTGCGAACGTTACGAATGCCAGGTAACTCCATGGCGCGCTTGATGGTGGCAACATCCGTGGTGATTGCAAATTCGATCTCTGAGACGCCACTGAGCTCTCTTAGACTGTTGCCAAAATCCTGCATCAGTAACTGCAGGTAGCCCTGGCCGGCAAATGGCAAACGGATCTTCACCACCAGCTTGTCATCACTGAGATCAATTGCCTTTAAAAACCCCGCCTCTGTCAGCGAGCTTTCCCAGCCATCGGGCTTAAAATTAGACAGCTGCGCACGGATCTGTTGCTCCAGTCCCTCTAGATTATTCATTGAGATAGATTCCATCATTGATCAATGGTTGCCAGTTTACTCCCTCTCACTGAAATTCCAACCGGATCTATTTTGTGGGTTTCATTGGCCCTAACCCTAGGCAGAATGGGCAACATGAGGTACTATTTCTCCCATTTTCCTCCTAAGACTGGACACCTTTTAATCTATGGCAAACGATTCTCGTAATATCCTGGTGACTTGTGCGCTGCCTTACGCTAACGGCTCTATCCATCTCGGACATATGCTGGAGCATATCCAAGCCGATATCTGGGTCCGTTACCTGCGCATGCGCGGCCATAATGTGCATTTTATCTGTGCCGATGATGCCCATGGCACACCGATTATGCTCAAGGCTCAGCAGATGGGAATGACGCCAGAGCAGATGATTGAAGAGGTCTCCAAAGAGCACCAGTCTGATTTTTCACGCTTTAACATCAGCTTCGATCATTACTACTCGACTCACAGCGAAGAGAACCGTGAGCTGGCGGGTTATATCTATACCCAGCTCAAGCAGAACGGTTATATCCAAAGCCGCACCATCTCTCAGCTGTTTGATCCGCAAAAAGAGATGTTCCTGCCGGATCGTTTCGTGAAAGGGATCTGCCCACGCTGTAAGTCAGAAGATCAATATGGTGATAACTGTGATAACTGTGGTGCCACCTATAGCCCGACCGAGCTGATCAACCCCACCTCGGCAGTTTCCGGCGCTGAGCCTGTGATGAAGAAAACCGAGCACTTCTTCTTTGATCTGCCTCAGTTCGAGTCCATGCTCAAGGAGTGGGTCCACTCGGGCTCGGTCCAGGAAGAGATGGCCAATAAGCTCAGCGAATGGTTTGAAACCGGGCTGCAGCAATGGGACATCACCCGTGACGCCCCCTACTTCGGCTTTGAGATCCCGGATGCTCCCGGCAAGTACTTTTATGTGTGGCTGGATGCACCCATAGGTTACATGAGCGCCTTCAAAAACCTGTGTAGCAAGCGTCCCGAGCTTGATTTTGATCTGTTCTGGAAGAAAGAACAGGAAGCGAGCAGTGAGCTGTATCACTTCATCGGCAAGGATATTGTCTATTTCCACAGCCTGTTCTGGCCAGCCATGCTTGAGGGCTCAGGTTTCAGAAAGCCGAGCAATGTCTTCGTCCACGGCTATATCACGGTCAACGGCTCCAAGATGTCCAAATCCAAGGGCACCTTCATCAAGGCGGACACCTACCTCAACCACCTGGATCCCGAGTGCCTGCGCTATTACTATGCGGCCAAGCTCTCCAACCGCATCGATGATATCGATCTGAACCTGGAAGACTTTGTGCAGCGGGTCAACTCCGATGTGGTGAACAAGCTGGTGAACCTCGCCTCACGCAACGCAGGCTTCATCAGTAAGCGATTTGACGGCATGCTCGCCGAGAGCTGCGCCGAGCCTGAGCTGTATCAGCAGTTTGTCGAAGCTGGCGAGTCAATTGCGGCCCATTTCGAGGCACGCGAATTTGGTAAGGCGATCCGTGAGATCATGGCACTGGCCGATGAAGCAAACCGCTACATCGACGAGAAAGCCCCCTGGGTGGTTGCCAAGCAGGAGGGCCAGGAGCAGCAACTGCAAGCGATCTCTAGCGTTGGCCTGAACCTGTTCCGGGTACTGATGACCTATCTCAAGCCGGTGATGCCTGAGCTTGCGGCTCGCTCCGAGGCCTTCCTCAATTGTGAGCTGAGCTGGGATGCCCGGGTTAAGCCGCTGACTTCTCATCAAATCAGCCGCTTCAAGGCCCTGTTTACCCGCATTGACCCTTCCCACATTGAGAAGATGGTTGAAGCGTCCAAACATGAACTGGAGCAGGTTACCAAGCCTCAGCCCAGCGGCCCACTGGCCGAGGAGCCAATCGCCGATGAGATCGGCTATGATGACTTCATCAAGTTGGATCTGCGGGTTGCCCGGGTGATCAGCGCCGAAGGGATCCCTGAGGCGAAGAAGCTGCTGAAACTGCAGCTGGATCTGGGGGGCGAAACCCGCCAGGTGTTTGCGGGGATCAAGGCCGCCTATGAGCCGGAGCAACTGGTCGATAAACTGGTGGTGATGGTTGCTAACCTGGCGCCACGCAAGATGCGCTTTGGTGTCTCTGAAGGCATGGTATTGATGGCTGGCTCCGACGATAAGGAACTAAAGATCATCAGCCCGGAAACGGGTGCCAAGCCGGGACAACGGATTTTGTAATTAAAACGACCACCTCCTATGGAGGAGGTTTTCAATAGATAAGAGAAAGGGAGCAGTAGCTCCCTTTTTTGATCTCAACGGCTCTCGTCATCGATTAAAGCTTTGGGGATCCGGTAACACTTTCCCGAGTACTTATCGAAAACCTGAACCGTTTTGCACTCCCTGTCTTCGGCTGATTGCGGCGGAACCGCTCTTCCGCTATGAATATTCACCCGCTTACTTTTAAGCAACAGCAGGTCAAGCCTGCAATGCCCCTTGGCTTTGTCGCTACTCTTTCAGCTCTGAGCCACTTCATCCTTGTTACTCATTTGGACCTCACTTTAGTTCAAGTCAGGTTTACACTATTCAATAAGACTCGAAAGGAAAATGGGAATAAACCCTTATATTTAGAGCATTTACTCCATAAATGGAGCCAATGCTGTAATTAATCTCAGGCTTTACACGCTGACTCGCAATACCGATTATCATCCATGATAATCCTTACCAATTCGGCGTCCCTGCCTCTCGCTTGTTGCGATGCAACCACGCCCTTGGCCGCTCTACTGCAGCGTCCTTGCTGCAGAAGGTCAGCTTAGCAAAGCCTGAAATTCTTTTCGTTGAGCTGAACATAATGAACCGGATTAATCCGAAATAGCTCTAGCTCCATCAGGCAACAACCAACGATCACACAAGGCGATCGCTCTGGTGTAGGCTTTCAGAAAAATGAGGCAAGCTAATGCCTGCTTAGGCTCTTTAGGAAAAGCGACAATGACGTCGCGCAGGCCAGGAATATCATCGGGACTTACGTCTCACAGAACAAAACCGCTCTATGGGGAGCCCCGGGAATACTCTATATGCGCCAGGTTCATGTCTTAGGCAGCTTATCTTCCGGCAGGATCAGGGTGTAACGTTCATCCTCCTCAATCCGGATGATCTTACCCTCGGGGTAAAACTCAGCGGCATAACATTCGGCTTCCTCAACGCAGCCTCTTTGAAGGAGGATCTCAATCATCTTATCTGGGGGACTTCGACATACACCGTATAGGTTGGCATTTTTTGAAAGTAGTCCTGAAAATCTTTTTATTCATCATACCTGTAAAATCTGACAGGTGTCCAACCGGCACCCGGTCTCAGGGCTCATCCCCACTCAATAAATAAAATCCCAGGCTAAAAACTGACGCAGCTTACGATCCCTAAAGCCACCCACTGAGATCAGGAGCTTTCATCATCCATTTGCTGATAGATGTATTGGTAAAGCTGCCTGACCTGCTCACAAGAGAGATGAGTATGCACCCATGTATTGAACTCTTCGAAAGATTTACAGCCCTCCTTGAGGTTATAGAAACACTGCCTCTGTTTCTCGTAGCAAGTCTCGGTGTCGCTCTCATCCCACCAGGCTCCCCCGGGCTCAACCTTAGGGAGCAGGTAGTTTTTGGCGAGCGCAAGCTGTTTACAATCCAGCCGATATGGCATGCATTTGTATCTTTTCATCTGAGATCATCGTCATGAGGGCCACCTGTAAGTATAGCCCTCAACCACTTTACATAGAAAAAATAGCGTCATTATCGGCGGTAGAAATTATCATCCAGGATCCCTCCATGTGTCTCTTTCAACCTGAGATGGTGACTCCAGGCCAGGATCTTGCTGACTCATCTGCTGACTTGATTGACTCAATGTTTTTTCATCCGAGCGACCCGGCTCATAGAAAAATCCAAACAGCGCGATCGCTGCGATGATGATTACTCCTAATACAGTTTTTGCAAGTTCGGGGATTTTCATAGCTCCTCCCTGGGCATATGAGACTGTTATCCAAGGTAGCAGGTGGGACTCATAAGAAACATGGGTTAATCTACCCAGGCCTTTGCCCGGCCTGCTCGTTGATGACAGGGGGATAAGGATCACGGCGAAAAGGACTCAAACCGGTTATGCTTGTCCGAATTAAAGCAAACCACATATCCTATGAAATTTTCTCAGCTAAATGCCTTTAAGGTGATCGTTGAGTGCCAAACGATCACTGCCGCCGCTCACCAGCTTAACCTCAGTCAACCCGCGGTGAGCCGACTGCTTGTCAGCCTGGAGCAACATCTTGGCTTTCCCCTGTTTACCCGCCAGAAAAACCGCTTGCAGCTCAACCGGCAGGGAGAGGCATTCTACCTTGAGGCCTGCAAGGTGGTTGAAGCCATGACCGGCCTGGATGATGCGGTCGATTCTCTGCGCAGTAAGGGCTTTGGGGCGATCGATATCGCCGCCATGCCGCTCCTGTCTCACTCCTTTTTACCCAGGGTGATTTCACTGCTACTCAAAGAAAGCTCTCAGCTCAAGGTGGGCTTTAAGAGCTACCGCTCAGAAGAGGTTCTGCGCCGGGTGCAGAGTCAGAGTATCGATCTCGGCTTTGCGTTTAGCGATGCGGTGGTGGCAGGGGTCAAGACCCAGACCCTGAGCTCGGAGTGTGTGTGCCTGCTTCCCAAAAACCACCCCTGAGTGAGCTGGCTGAAATCGATATTCATCACCTGGCAAATCAGGTGGTCATACGCCATGAAAAAGACAGCACCCAGCAAAGACTCGATACCCTGCTACGCCGTTATGAGCTACGCATTAAAGAGCAGTTCGAGGTCTCTTTAGCCACCAGCGCAGGACAGTTGGTCCATGAGGGGTGTGGCATCGCCATTACCGATCCCTTTACCGCCCGCCAGTTTGAGAGGATGGGGGAAACCGTCATAAAGCCACTTTGTTTTTCACTCCCCTTCGAGTTCCAGATCATCTCTCCGGCATCTCGTCCGGCAAACCGCAATAGCCACAGACTTATCCAGCTGTTTATCCATCTGGCTCAGGAGATGGGAATTGCATTGACAATCTCTCCCATAAGAGAGATACCCGAGCACTCCAAAATAGCCTGAGACGGACAAAGCGAGCTAAATCACAAACTTTACCTGGATTCATCTCGCTGAGGTCATGAGGATAACTCATTACATATCAGCTAGTTATAAATAGAAAATAAGTTGACTATAACCTTTTTGCATACTGCCCGTCTGTTTATGCATTGGTCTCTCTCAGGCTATTCCCTCTAGGCTGGTTACCAGGTAACTCATAGAGGAAGAGCACATCATGAAACCACGTGTATCCGTGATCGGATCCGGTAATGCAGGACTGACCGCTGCCTACCATTTTTCACTCCAGGGAGCCGAAGTATGCCTGTATGGCGCCCCCGGATTTGATCAGCCGTTAACCGATATCGAAAACAATAATGGCATGATTGAGGCGGTCGCAAGCTACCAGGACACGAGCATGGCCTATGCCGGAGAGCAAAAAATTCATACCCTGTGCCGGGAGATTGAGCAAGCGGTTGATTTTTCAGATCTGCTGGTGCTTCCCGTCCCTCATTTGCCCAGGAGCCACTCTTTACCCAGATGCTTCCCCATCTTCACCAGGGGCAAACCATACTGCTGATGCCGGGAAACTATGGCTCTTTAGTGCTCAACCGGATCAAGCAACAGCAGGGATATCAGGCACTGGATATCACCTTTGTTGATGCGATCTCGATTCCATGGGCAACTCGTATCATAGGTCCGGCTCAGATCGCGATCCTCGGCATGAAGCAATACCTGCCGGTTGCCGCTTTTCCTGCCAGGCGAACTGAACAGGCCATCGGGCGCTGTAAAGGGATCATGCCTCTGCCGCTACGGCCCTTAGCTCATGTGATCGAAGCCGGGCTTGAAAACATTAACTTCGGGGGGCACCCACTGCTGACCACCCTGAATATGGGTCTTTTAGAGAACTTCAAGGGCGAGTTTAACTACTACCGGGATTGCTGCTCGACATCGACCGCAAAAGCTGCAGCCGTCATGGAGCAGGAACGGATACGGATCGGCAAGGCGCTGGGCATCGAGCTAACCAGTGAACTCGATGCCATGAACTCCCTGTATGGAATGAAGTGTGAGAGTGTCTACGAAGCGAACCGAACCTCGGTGACCCACGGCAAGCTCAACAGTGCTCCAAGCTCTGCCTCCAATCGTTACATCACAGAAGATGCGGCCTATCTGCTGGTGCCCTGCTTTGAATTTGCAAAGCTAACCGGGCTTGAGACTCCGCTCATCGAATCCTGTCTGCATATAGATAACGCCTACAACAGCACCAACTACTTCGAAAAGGGAAGAACCCTGCAAAAGATGGGGCTGTCTGAGATGTCCGTTGCCGAAGTTCTGAACTTTGTCGCCTGAATAATTCATCTGAGGGTGGCCCGGCCCCTCTCCTCTGCCCAAGGATGACTGATGAGCAAATTTAAGTTTCCCTCCGCCTACACCATATTAATGGGGCTAACCGTATTGATGGCAACCCTGACCTGGCTGATCCCGCGGGCCATTACCAGATGCAGGAAAATCACGAGCTCAATCGCATGGTTCCCGTGGTTGGCTCTTATCATAGAGTCCAGGCCAATCA from the Dongshaea marina genome contains:
- the apbC gene encoding iron-sulfur cluster carrier protein ApbC, translating into MNNLEGLEQQIRAQLSNFKPDGWESSLTEAGFLKAIDLSDDKLVVKIRLPFAGQGYLQLLMQDFGNSLRELSGVSEIEFAITTDVATIKRAMELPGIRNVRNIIAVSSGKGGVGKSTTAVNLALALSHEGARVGLLDADIYGPSIPLMLGTRDQKPVSPDGKMMLPIDSFGIVSNSIGYMVPEEQAAIWRGPMASKALSQLLYDTAWPELDYLVIDMPPGTGDIQLTLAQQVPTTAAVVITTPQDIALADARKGIAMFRKMNIPVLGVVENMSYYICSQCGRHDALFGSGGGESLVQECQSQLLGELPLHRTVREDGDAGTPSVAHQKDPLLTKPYFELARKTAAVLYFTGEVIPNEISIAQL
- a CDS encoding NAD/NADP octopine/nopaline dehydrogenase family protein, yielding MLPHLHQGQTILLMPGNYGSLVLNRIKQQQGYQALDITFVDAISIPWATRIIGPAQIAILGMKQYLPVAAFPARRTEQAIGRCKGIMPLPLRPLAHVIEAGLENINFGGHPLLTTLNMGLLENFKGEFNYYRDCCSTSTAKAAAVMEQERIRIGKALGIELTSELDAMNSLYGMKCESVYEANRTSVTHGKLNSAPSSASNRYITEDAAYLLVPCFEFAKLTGLETPLIESCLHIDNAYNSTNYFEKGRTLQKMGLSEMSVAEVLNFVA
- the metG gene encoding methionine--tRNA ligase codes for the protein MANDSRNILVTCALPYANGSIHLGHMLEHIQADIWVRYLRMRGHNVHFICADDAHGTPIMLKAQQMGMTPEQMIEEVSKEHQSDFSRFNISFDHYYSTHSEENRELAGYIYTQLKQNGYIQSRTISQLFDPQKEMFLPDRFVKGICPRCKSEDQYGDNCDNCGATYSPTELINPTSAVSGAEPVMKKTEHFFFDLPQFESMLKEWVHSGSVQEEMANKLSEWFETGLQQWDITRDAPYFGFEIPDAPGKYFYVWLDAPIGYMSAFKNLCSKRPELDFDLFWKKEQEASSELYHFIGKDIVYFHSLFWPAMLEGSGFRKPSNVFVHGYITVNGSKMSKSKGTFIKADTYLNHLDPECLRYYYAAKLSNRIDDIDLNLEDFVQRVNSDVVNKLVNLASRNAGFISKRFDGMLAESCAEPELYQQFVEAGESIAAHFEAREFGKAIREIMALADEANRYIDEKAPWVVAKQEGQEQQLQAISSVGLNLFRVLMTYLKPVMPELAARSEAFLNCELSWDARVKPLTSHQISRFKALFTRIDPSHIEKMVEASKHELEQVTKPQPSGPLAEEPIADEIGYDDFIKLDLRVARVISAEGIPEAKKLLKLQLDLGGETRQVFAGIKAAYEPEQLVDKLVVMVANLAPRKMRFGVSEGMVLMAGSDDKELKIISPETGAKPGQRIL
- a CDS encoding Rossmann-fold NAD(P)-binding domain-containing protein gives rise to the protein MKPRVSVIGSGNAGLTAAYHFSLQGAEVCLYGAPGFDQPLTDIENNNGMIEAVASYQDTSMAYAGEQKIHTLCREIEQAVDFSDLLVLPVPHLPRSHSLPRCFPIFTRGKPYC